Proteins encoded within one genomic window of Dethiosulfovibrio russensis:
- a CDS encoding ABC transporter permease: MACITSKTKKRTMAVADRALSLLLVLGLWQSLTFFFSPLVVPAIKSVCQSLYEICSTPALYSMILITLFRLLAGLFVGVLGGVILGVIMGYSERFRNILSPMVGILQTVPPVAWVVLALVWFGFNGKPAVFIVVTATIPVISISVSEGIRNVDPGLLEMAYLYRFSERKKMFHVVFPSVMSYFNSSFKVALGLAWKIVVMGEVLTTSDGIGGMIKDARLNVEPETIIAWSIITVALFYLSGYVARFLFSWKDDGRVTSS; encoded by the coding sequence ATGGCATGTATTACGTCGAAGACTAAAAAACGAACCATGGCGGTTGCGGATAGAGCTCTTTCGTTGCTTCTGGTCTTAGGACTATGGCAATCTCTGACCTTTTTCTTCTCTCCTCTCGTGGTTCCGGCCATAAAGAGCGTTTGCCAATCTCTCTACGAGATATGCTCGACCCCTGCTCTCTACTCGATGATCCTGATTACCCTCTTTCGTCTGCTCGCCGGGCTTTTCGTGGGGGTTCTGGGCGGGGTGATCCTTGGAGTTATCATGGGATATTCCGAGCGGTTTCGGAATATCCTTTCTCCCATGGTGGGGATCCTTCAGACCGTCCCGCCTGTGGCATGGGTGGTCCTGGCGTTGGTGTGGTTCGGGTTTAACGGCAAGCCTGCCGTGTTCATAGTTGTCACGGCGACCATTCCGGTCATCTCTATCAGTGTCTCCGAGGGTATCAGGAACGTGGATCCCGGGCTTCTCGAGATGGCGTATCTGTATCGTTTCTCGGAGAGAAAGAAGATGTTTCACGTCGTTTTCCCGTCGGTGATGTCCTACTTCAATTCCAGCTTTAAAGTAGCTTTGGGGCTTGCATGGAAAATAGTCGTCATGGGCGAGGTCCTGACGACCAGCGACGGTATCGGTGGAATGATAAAAGATGCGAGGTTGAACGTGGAACCCGAGACCATAATAGCCTGGTCCATAATCACCGTGGCGCTGTTCTATCTCTCGGGGTATGTCGCCCGGTTTCTATTTTCCTGGAAGGACGATGGACGTGTTACGAGTTCGTAA
- a CDS encoding ABC transporter substrate-binding protein — MLKRIIGVMCAVTMVFLMVASGYSEEKGTFLITVGTPKAPPALPLLYMMENNTLGDEVRIKLDFWSEAETLIAMVQDKKHHFLAFPLTVMSKLYNKGLDVRLLNVNTWGVTYFITTDREFRSWSDLRGKDVYVNLKSSPPDVFTRCFLEEAGLDPEKDVNIVYASMPEVAAMIASGRAEYATLIEPMATKVLMSNPKARVGASFEEEWRRINKNDSRIPNAGMGVMGDFAKKNPDLVEDFQKGYEEGLIWTLEHPEEAGKLAEKYLALDGELLTRAIPSMGLHFEDAMEAKADLDLFFGFLLDFDPRTIGGRVPDDGMYYVED; from the coding sequence ATGCTGAAGAGAATTATAGGTGTCATGTGCGCGGTTACCATGGTTTTTCTAATGGTCGCTTCTGGATACTCCGAGGAGAAAGGGACTTTTTTAATAACCGTAGGGACTCCTAAGGCCCCTCCTGCATTGCCGTTGCTCTACATGATGGAAAACAATACTCTAGGCGACGAAGTAAGGATCAAGTTAGATTTTTGGAGTGAGGCCGAGACCTTAATAGCCATGGTGCAGGATAAAAAGCATCACTTTCTGGCTTTCCCTCTGACCGTTATGTCCAAGCTTTACAACAAGGGGTTGGATGTAAGGCTTCTGAACGTGAACACATGGGGCGTCACCTATTTTATAACCACGGACCGAGAGTTTAGAAGCTGGAGTGATCTCAGAGGTAAGGATGTCTACGTGAACCTCAAGAGCTCTCCTCCCGATGTCTTTACCCGGTGTTTTTTGGAAGAGGCGGGGCTCGATCCCGAAAAGGACGTAAATATCGTTTACGCTTCCATGCCCGAGGTAGCTGCTATGATCGCCTCGGGCAGGGCGGAATACGCAACTCTGATCGAGCCCATGGCCACCAAGGTTCTTATGTCCAATCCGAAAGCCCGGGTAGGCGCGAGCTTCGAGGAGGAGTGGCGACGTATTAACAAGAACGATTCCAGAATTCCCAATGCGGGGATGGGAGTTATGGGAGATTTCGCGAAAAAAAACCCCGATCTCGTAGAAGATTTTCAGAAAGGCTACGAAGAGGGTCTTATCTGGACCTTGGAACACCCTGAGGAGGCGGGTAAACTGGCCGAGAAGTATCTAGCCCTGGATGGAGAACTGTTAACCAGGGCGATACCCAGCATGGGGCTTCATTTCGAGGATGCCATGGAGGCCAAAGCCGATCTGGATCTCTTCTTCGGCTTTTTGCTGGACTTTGATCCCAGGACGATTGGAGGCAGAGTTCCCGACGATGGCATGTATTACGTCGAAGACTAA
- a CDS encoding CerR family C-terminal domain-containing protein, with product MTGIKTTKQKILDTAGIVFGENSYNEATIREICSLAEVNLASVNYHFGSKEMLYRALLEDILTTIIERHPAVPPGDHSAEERLAFFLRAYVNRLVGEARIPGNEGRIALLSRELLHPSPIMTELMVEHVYPQRDILMSTVAELLGDDATRRQVLLCVMSSVSQCFYMIFFSDTIKAIGLAGEARDIDMDTLARHAATFALAGIKAIREGGKIDG from the coding sequence ATGACAGGGATAAAGACGACCAAACAGAAGATCCTCGACACCGCAGGGATAGTTTTCGGAGAGAATAGCTACAACGAGGCCACGATAAGGGAGATATGTTCACTGGCCGAGGTGAACCTTGCGTCGGTAAACTACCACTTCGGGAGCAAGGAGATGCTGTACCGGGCCCTTCTGGAGGACATACTCACCACCATCATAGAGAGGCATCCGGCTGTGCCGCCGGGAGACCACTCCGCCGAGGAAAGGTTGGCCTTTTTCTTGAGGGCCTACGTCAATCGGCTCGTCGGAGAGGCTCGAATCCCCGGCAACGAGGGCAGAATAGCCCTGCTTTCACGGGAACTGCTCCATCCCTCGCCGATAATGACGGAGCTCATGGTCGAACACGTCTACCCCCAAAGGGACATACTAATGTCCACCGTGGCGGAGCTTTTGGGAGACGATGCCACGAGACGGCAGGTGCTGCTTTGCGTCATGAGCTCGGTGAGTCAGTGCTTCTACATGATATTTTTCAGCGACACGATAAAGGCCATCGGCCTGGCCGGAGAGGCCAGGGATATAGACATGGACACCCTCGCCCGCCACGCCGCTACATTCGCCCTGGCGGGGATAAAGGCGATCCGTGAGGGAGGGAAGATCGATGGATAA
- a CDS encoding HlyD family secretion protein, which produces MDKKRAFIGIAAVAAALTMAAAASWTLGKSGNGTISLSGTVEATTSTLSFRVGGYVKTVCVDEGDRVKKGAVLAKLDTEDLKLALETAIGEQIMAAANLEEMEKGSRPEEIAAASADVQKAKAALAEMEGGSRVQQIAEAQARLNQAVAARRSAEATLEMAKADDERFKSLYKSGSIGQREYESYRTAYRNAQEKLHEARASVSAASQQLSLLKEGSRREDVQQAYAALQGAQARYDLVRSGPREEVKAQARARLRAAKARTDMAALKLGYAELRAPFDGTVLVKASEEGENVSPGTPAFSLARLDRPWIRCFVMETDLSHIALGQSALVEVDGLDRGIEGKVTYISSQAEFTPKTVETRKERVNLMYRIKVRGDNDDGVLKIGMPVTVRITPR; this is translated from the coding sequence ATGGATAAAAAGAGAGCTTTCATAGGAATCGCCGCGGTAGCAGCGGCCCTGACGATGGCGGCAGCTGCGTCCTGGACCCTGGGAAAAAGCGGAAACGGGACCATCTCCCTTTCCGGAACGGTGGAGGCCACTACGTCGACCCTCAGCTTTCGTGTAGGAGGATATGTAAAGACCGTCTGCGTCGACGAGGGAGACCGGGTAAAAAAAGGGGCTGTCCTGGCAAAGCTGGACACCGAAGATCTGAAGCTGGCGCTGGAGACTGCCATAGGAGAACAGATCATGGCGGCGGCGAACTTGGAGGAGATGGAGAAAGGCAGCCGCCCGGAGGAGATAGCCGCTGCCAGCGCCGACGTACAGAAGGCCAAGGCGGCCTTGGCCGAGATGGAGGGAGGCTCCAGGGTCCAGCAGATAGCCGAGGCCCAGGCCAGGCTGAACCAGGCCGTCGCCGCAAGACGATCCGCCGAGGCCACTTTGGAGATGGCTAAGGCAGATGACGAGAGGTTCAAAAGCCTCTATAAATCGGGATCCATAGGCCAGAGAGAGTACGAATCCTACAGGACGGCATATCGCAACGCTCAGGAAAAACTACACGAAGCGAGGGCATCTGTGTCGGCTGCCTCCCAACAGCTAAGCCTTTTAAAGGAGGGAAGTCGCAGAGAGGACGTCCAACAGGCCTACGCCGCCCTTCAGGGAGCCCAGGCCCGCTACGACCTGGTAAGGTCCGGTCCGAGAGAGGAGGTAAAGGCCCAGGCCAGAGCCAGACTGAGGGCAGCCAAGGCCAGAACCGACATGGCCGCTTTAAAATTGGGATACGCCGAGCTGAGGGCTCCCTTCGACGGGACCGTGCTGGTGAAGGCCTCGGAAGAGGGGGAGAACGTCTCTCCCGGAACGCCGGCCTTCTCCCTCGCCAGGCTGGACCGACCATGGATAAGGTGCTTCGTAATGGAGACCGACCTGTCCCACATAGCCCTCGGTCAGAGCGCCTTGGTGGAGGTGGACGGACTGGACCGCGGGATCGAGGGCAAGGTGACATACATATCCTCCCAGGCGGAGTTCACACCCAAAACGGTGGAAACCAGAAAAGAACGGGTCAACCTGATGTACCGCATAAAGGTCCGGGGCGATAACGACGACGGAGTTCTAAAGATAGGCATGCCCGTCACGGTGAGGATAACTCCGAGATGA